One region of Eriocheir sinensis breed Jianghai 21 chromosome 36, ASM2467909v1, whole genome shotgun sequence genomic DNA includes:
- the LOC127007863 gene encoding ATP-binding cassette sub-family G member 5-like, whose product MMNSEFVLELISVFHTGPVEPGSCVQKLVGNIPTGVILKDVTLEVHGGELMAILGSKGSGKRALLEVISRRAQGPTRGQILLNHVPMSLRLFQDSCGYVTHKTQLLEGLTAKQTLDYAAKLSLSAKIGSSLRSARVRQVLADLALTQVANRMVDQLTPSEYRRLVIGVQLIKDPLVVLLDEPAWGLDPLNTYFVISILSNHAKKYNRIMIITMEKPRSDILPFLDRVSYLCLGDVVYTGSTRHMIDYFRSIGFPCPELENPLMYYLCLSTVDRRSRERFIDSNNQIAALVEKFKLEGGPYRKSSAPPPDLDHLEHKVPLSAYGRPGVFSTMMALLGRAFVMLSPCSGVGLQQLFFRLFLLPTYFFLLWNFYFGLESFQRSFQSRGGLLFNCMAGTAFLATAVTAKTFAPLRTRYYHEAREGLYRGPLFILTYNLFSLPLSYLSVMGAAAVVFFGLFLGDTEVEGPDWMGWVVFGSVLWAVWAFVEQQTIALMIIVKSSYSAGATSVALTTLNLLVASASLRSLVRLPDWLYYLGHVIVYRYASAVLHEQAFLDRLTNLPMNGSVLCPDNNAEYGCRYRNGTYYLLERYHFPENGLDLGRQDLDLWSNFGLSFAFFGGMLVLNLVLYLVPLPSFIKSKFRD is encoded by the exons ATGATGAACAGCGAGTTTGTCTTGGAGCTCATCAGCGTCTTCCACACCGGCCCt gTGGAGCCCGGGTCGTGCGTGCAGAAGCTGGTCGGCAATATTCCCACAGGGGTGATTCTCAAGGATGTCACCCTCGAGGTCCACGGTGGGGAGCTCATGGCCATCCTCGGCTCCAAGG GCAGCGGTAAGCGGGCACTTCTGGAGGTCATCTCTCGGCGTGCCCAGGGGCCCACCAGGGGACAGATCCTGCTCAACCACGTCCCCATGTCCCTGAGGCTCTTCCAGGACTCCTGCGGCTACGTCACCCACAAGACGCAGCTCCTGGAGGGTCTCACCGCTAAACAAACCCTGGACTACGCCGCCAAGCTGTCCCTCAGTGCAAAG ATCGGCAGCTCCTTGCGGTCGGCTCGTGTGCGGCAGGTGTTGGCTGACCTGGCTCTGACGCAGGTGGCCAACAGGATGGTGGACCAGCTGACGCCTTCTGAGTACAGGCGGCTCGTGATCGGCGTGCAGCTCATCAAGGACCCGC tggtggtgttgctggacGAGCCGGCGTGGGGCCTCGATCCCCTCAACACCTACTTCGTCATCTCCATCCTGAGCAACCACGCCAAGAAGTACAACCGCATCATGATCATCACCATGGAGAAACCCAG GTCGGACATCCTGCCGTTCCTGGACCGCGTGAGTTACCTGTGTCTCGGGGACGTGGTCTACACAGGCTCCACCAGGCACATGATCGACTACTTCAGGAGCATCGGATTCCCTTGCCCAGAGCTCGAGAACCCGCTTATGTATTACC TGTGCCTCTCCACGGTGGACAGACGGTCACGGGAACGCTTCATCGACTCCAACAACCAGATCGCGGCGTTGGTGGAGAAGTTCAAGCTGGAGGGAGGCCCGTACCGCAAGTCCTCCGCCCCGCCGCCCGACCTGGACCACCTCGAGCACAAGGTTCCGCTCTCCGCCTACGGTCGCCCCGGGGTCTTCTCCACCATGATGGCTCTGCTCGG ccgCGCCTTCGTCATGCTGTCGCCCTGCAGCGGAGTGGGCCTGCAGCAGCTCTTCTTCAGACTCTTCCTCCTGCCgacctacttcttcctcctctggaACTTCTACTTCGGCCTGGAG tcgtTCCAGCGGTCGTTCCAGAGTCGTGGGGGTCTTCTCTTCAACTGCATGGCCGGGACTGCCTTCCTCGCCACCGCCGTCACCGCCAAGACCT tCGCGCCGCTCAGGACCCGCTATTACCACGAGGCGAGGGAGGGGCTGTACAGGGGCCCGCTCTTCATCCTCACCTACAACCTCTTCTCGCTGCCCCTGTCCTACCTGAGCGTGATGGGAGCAGCCGCGGTGGTCTTCTT CGGACTCTTCCTCGGGGACACTGAAGTGGAGGGACCGGACTGGATGGGCTGGGTGGTGTTTGGCTCGGTGCTGTGGGCGGTGTGGGCCTTCGTGGAGCAGCAGACCATCGCCCTCATGATCATCGTCAAGTCCTCGTATTCGGCTGGCGCCACCTCCGTCGCCCTCACCACCCTCAACCTCCTCGTGGCCTCGGCGTCCCTCAG GTCACTCGTGCGCCTCCCCGACTGGCTCTACTACCTGGGTCACGTGATCGTCTATCGCTACGCCTCGGCTGTGCTGCACGAACAGGCTTTCCTCGACCGGCTGACCAACCTCCCCATGAACGGCAGCGTCCTGTGCCCCGACAACAACGCGGAGTACGGCTGCCGCTACAGGAACGGCACGTACTACCTCCTCGAGCGCTACCACTTTCCCGAGAACGGCCTTGACCTCGGCAGGCAGGACCTTGATCTCTGGTCGAACTTCGggctttccttcgctttcttcgGCGGCATGTTGGTGCTGAACCTGGTGCTGTACCTGGTGCCGCTGCCCTCCTTCATTAAGTCCAAGTTCAGGGACTGA
- the LOC127007864 gene encoding UDP-glucuronosyltransferase 2A3-like isoform X1, with translation MTLLGKPTTVVVAAMVAMVAMVAMVQQTQAARILMAVPIVTKSHNNFFMPIAEHLARRNHTVTYVAGYEQYNESPNVEVVVVPGVQIFEKMPNRFTHKTFDAVIAIYDDMKTICVEALASEGVQRLRNEKIDLVILHVGITECFLSFVHEQKVPFIFVNPNKISGAHDYATRSPAFPALVSNFFLELLPPLTFTGRMLSTLHDLMWRACNQGILIPRTGNVAPASCALKTCPASGRSSSMPAFLSPTASGRWRTRRCPTRPRWCTPEEYTAAPPSRSPRICSSGSPVQGSRESSSSVWEALSSRQTCPRSTGRCCWRCSALCSSGSCGSGTRTPWRAFPPTCGCPSGSLSRTSSVSLPLLLGSAGHPQARLFITHGGLFSTQEATYHGVPVLGLPVHVDQHHNMKLVQQEGWGRVLDWKDLTYDRLRGHILQIMDEPTFREEAQRRARVMRDQPMSPGDWATYWVEYVLRHQGARHLRSPALDIPWYELYNFDVWAVVVVVTLVAGVLASWLSYRILRALIGCCCRARKTKKD, from the exons ATGACGTTATTAGGGAAACCAAcgacagtggtggtggcggcgatggtggcgatggtggcgatggtggcgatg GTACAGCAGACGCAGGCCGCGCGGATCCTGATGGCGGTGCCCATTGTGACCAAGAGCCACAACAACTTCTTCATGCCCATCGCCGAGCACCTGGCGCGGAGGAACCATACG GTGACGTACGTGGCGGGCTACGAGCAATACAATGAGTCGCCAAACGTTGAGGTGGTGGTCGTGCCGGGAGTTCAGATATTTGAAAAGATGCCCAACCGCTTCACACACAAAACCTTTGATGCCGTGATTGCCATCTACGACGACATGAAAACCATCTGCGTCGAGGCTTTGGCCTCCGAGGGAGTGCAGCGCCTCAGGAACGAGAAGATTGATCTGGTCATATTACACGTTGGCATCACTGaatgtttcctctctttcgtccacGAACAAAAG GTTCCGTTCATCTTCGTCAATCCGAACAAGATCAGCGGCGCCCACGACTACGCGACCCGCAGCCCCGCCTTCCCCGCCCTGGTCTCAAACTTCTTCCTGGAACTCTTGCCGCCGCTGACCTTCACGGGGCGCATGCTGAGCACCCTCCACGACCTCATGTGGCGCGCGTGCAACCAAGGGATCCTCATTCCAAG GACCGGGAATGTCGCGCCCGCAAGCTGTGCCCTGAAGACATGCCCAGCCTCGGGGAGATCGTCGTCAATGCCAGCCTTTTTATCACCAACAG CGTCAGGACGATGGAGAACCCGACGCTGCCCTACACGCCCACGGTGGTGCACGCCGGAGGAATACACTGCCGCCCCGCCGAGCCGCTCCCCGAG GATCTGCAGCAGTGGGTCGCCGGTGCAGGGAAGCCGGGAGTCATCCTCTTCAGTTTGGGAAGCCTTGTCAAGTCGTCAAACATGCCCGAGGA GTACAGGAAGGTGCTGCTGGAGGTGTTCGGCTCTCTGCAGCAGCGGGTCCTGTGGAAGTGGGACGAGGACGCCATGGAGGGCCTTCCCCCCAACGTGCGGCTGTCCAAGTGGCTCCCTCAGCAGGACATCCTCGGTCAGTTTGCCGTTGTTACTGGGCTCTGCTG GACACCCGCAGGCGCGACTCTTCATCACACACGGGGGTTTGTTCAGCACCCAGGAGGCCACCTACCACGGGGTGCCGGTGCTCGGCCTGCCTGTACACGTGGACCAACACCACAACATGAAGCTGGTGCAGCAGGAGGGCTGGGGACGTGTCCTCGACTGGAAGGACCTAACCTATGACAGGCTCCGCGGCCACATTCTACAGATCATGGACGAGCCTAC GTTTCGGGAGGAGGCGCAGCGGCGGGCGAGGGTGATGCGGGACCAGCCGATGTCACCGGGGGACTGGGCGACCTACTGGGTGGAGTATGTCCTGCGGCACCAAGGGGCACGACACCTCCGCTCCCCTGCCCTTGACATCCCTTG
- the LOC127007864 gene encoding uncharacterized protein LOC127007864 isoform X3, which yields MTLLGKPTTVVVAAMVAMVAMVAMVQQTQAARILMAVPIVTKSHNNFFMPIAEHLARRNHTVTYVAGYEQYNESPNVEVVVVPGVQIFEKMPNRFTHKTFDAVIAIYDDMKTICVEALASEGVQRLRNEKIDLVILHVGITECFLSFVHEQKVPFIFVNPNKISGAHDYATRSPAFPALVSNFFLELLPPLTFTGRMLSTLHDLMWRACNQGILIPRTGNVAPASCALKTCPASGRSSSMPAFLSPTASGRWRTRRCPTRPRWCTPEEYTAAPPSRSPRICSSGSPVQGSRESSSSVWEALSSRQTCPRSTGRCCWRCSALCSSGSCGSGTRTPWRAFPPTCGCPSGSLSRTSSVSLPLLLGSAGHPQARLFITHGGLFSTQEATYHGVPVLGLPVHVDQHHNMKLVQQEGWGRVLDWKDLTYDRLRGHILQIMDEPTR from the exons ATGACGTTATTAGGGAAACCAAcgacagtggtggtggcggcgatggtggcgatggtggcgatggtggcgatg GTACAGCAGACGCAGGCCGCGCGGATCCTGATGGCGGTGCCCATTGTGACCAAGAGCCACAACAACTTCTTCATGCCCATCGCCGAGCACCTGGCGCGGAGGAACCATACG GTGACGTACGTGGCGGGCTACGAGCAATACAATGAGTCGCCAAACGTTGAGGTGGTGGTCGTGCCGGGAGTTCAGATATTTGAAAAGATGCCCAACCGCTTCACACACAAAACCTTTGATGCCGTGATTGCCATCTACGACGACATGAAAACCATCTGCGTCGAGGCTTTGGCCTCCGAGGGAGTGCAGCGCCTCAGGAACGAGAAGATTGATCTGGTCATATTACACGTTGGCATCACTGaatgtttcctctctttcgtccacGAACAAAAG GTTCCGTTCATCTTCGTCAATCCGAACAAGATCAGCGGCGCCCACGACTACGCGACCCGCAGCCCCGCCTTCCCCGCCCTGGTCTCAAACTTCTTCCTGGAACTCTTGCCGCCGCTGACCTTCACGGGGCGCATGCTGAGCACCCTCCACGACCTCATGTGGCGCGCGTGCAACCAAGGGATCCTCATTCCAAG GACCGGGAATGTCGCGCCCGCAAGCTGTGCCCTGAAGACATGCCCAGCCTCGGGGAGATCGTCGTCAATGCCAGCCTTTTTATCACCAACAG CGTCAGGACGATGGAGAACCCGACGCTGCCCTACACGCCCACGGTGGTGCACGCCGGAGGAATACACTGCCGCCCCGCCGAGCCGCTCCCCGAG GATCTGCAGCAGTGGGTCGCCGGTGCAGGGAAGCCGGGAGTCATCCTCTTCAGTTTGGGAAGCCTTGTCAAGTCGTCAAACATGCCCGAGGA GTACAGGAAGGTGCTGCTGGAGGTGTTCGGCTCTCTGCAGCAGCGGGTCCTGTGGAAGTGGGACGAGGACGCCATGGAGGGCCTTCCCCCCAACGTGCGGCTGTCCAAGTGGCTCCCTCAGCAGGACATCCTCGGTCAGTTTGCCGTTGTTACTGGGCTCTGCTG GACACCCGCAGGCGCGACTCTTCATCACACACGGGGGTTTGTTCAGCACCCAGGAGGCCACCTACCACGGGGTGCCGGTGCTCGGCCTGCCTGTACACGTGGACCAACACCACAACATGAAGCTGGTGCAGCAGGAGGGCTGGGGACGTGTCCTCGACTGGAAGGACCTAACCTATGACAGGCTCCGCGGCCACATTCTACAGATCATGGACGAGCCTAC CAGATAG
- the LOC127007864 gene encoding UDP-glycosyltransferase UGT5-like isoform X2 encodes MTLLGKPTTVVVAAMVAMVAMVAMVQQTQAARILMAVPIVTKSHNNFFMPIAEHLARRNHTVTYVAGYEQYNESPNVEVVVVPGVQIFEKMPNRFTHKTFDAVIAIYDDMKTICVEALASEGVQRLRNEKIDLVILHVGITECFLSFVHEQKVPFIFVNPNKISGAHDYATRSPAFPALVSNFFLELLPPLTFTGRMLSTLHDLMWRACNQGILIPSQDRECRARKLCPEDMPSLGEIVVNASLFITNSVRTMENPTLPYTPTVVHAGGIHCRPAEPLPEDLQQWVAGAGKPGVILFSLGSLVKSSNMPEEYRKVLLEVFGSLQQRVLWKWDEDAMEGLPPNVRLSKWLPQQDILGHPQARLFITHGGLFSTQEATYHGVPVLGLPVHVDQHHNMKLVQQEGWGRVLDWKDLTYDRLRGHILQIMDEPTFREEAQRRARVMRDQPMSPGDWATYWVEYVLRHQGARHLRSPALDIPWYELYNFDVWAVVVVVTLVAGVLASWLSYRILRALIGCCCRARKTKKD; translated from the exons ATGACGTTATTAGGGAAACCAAcgacagtggtggtggcggcgatggtggcgatggtggcgatggtggcgatg GTACAGCAGACGCAGGCCGCGCGGATCCTGATGGCGGTGCCCATTGTGACCAAGAGCCACAACAACTTCTTCATGCCCATCGCCGAGCACCTGGCGCGGAGGAACCATACG GTGACGTACGTGGCGGGCTACGAGCAATACAATGAGTCGCCAAACGTTGAGGTGGTGGTCGTGCCGGGAGTTCAGATATTTGAAAAGATGCCCAACCGCTTCACACACAAAACCTTTGATGCCGTGATTGCCATCTACGACGACATGAAAACCATCTGCGTCGAGGCTTTGGCCTCCGAGGGAGTGCAGCGCCTCAGGAACGAGAAGATTGATCTGGTCATATTACACGTTGGCATCACTGaatgtttcctctctttcgtccacGAACAAAAG GTTCCGTTCATCTTCGTCAATCCGAACAAGATCAGCGGCGCCCACGACTACGCGACCCGCAGCCCCGCCTTCCCCGCCCTGGTCTCAAACTTCTTCCTGGAACTCTTGCCGCCGCTGACCTTCACGGGGCGCATGCTGAGCACCCTCCACGACCTCATGTGGCGCGCGTGCAACCAAGGGATCCTCATTCCAAG TCAGGACCGGGAATGTCGCGCCCGCAAGCTGTGCCCTGAAGACATGCCCAGCCTCGGGGAGATCGTCGTCAATGCCAGCCTTTTTATCACCAACAG CGTCAGGACGATGGAGAACCCGACGCTGCCCTACACGCCCACGGTGGTGCACGCCGGAGGAATACACTGCCGCCCCGCCGAGCCGCTCCCCGAG GATCTGCAGCAGTGGGTCGCCGGTGCAGGGAAGCCGGGAGTCATCCTCTTCAGTTTGGGAAGCCTTGTCAAGTCGTCAAACATGCCCGAGGA GTACAGGAAGGTGCTGCTGGAGGTGTTCGGCTCTCTGCAGCAGCGGGTCCTGTGGAAGTGGGACGAGGACGCCATGGAGGGCCTTCCCCCCAACGTGCGGCTGTCCAAGTGGCTCCCTCAGCAGGACATCCTCG GACACCCGCAGGCGCGACTCTTCATCACACACGGGGGTTTGTTCAGCACCCAGGAGGCCACCTACCACGGGGTGCCGGTGCTCGGCCTGCCTGTACACGTGGACCAACACCACAACATGAAGCTGGTGCAGCAGGAGGGCTGGGGACGTGTCCTCGACTGGAAGGACCTAACCTATGACAGGCTCCGCGGCCACATTCTACAGATCATGGACGAGCCTAC GTTTCGGGAGGAGGCGCAGCGGCGGGCGAGGGTGATGCGGGACCAGCCGATGTCACCGGGGGACTGGGCGACCTACTGGGTGGAGTATGTCCTGCGGCACCAAGGGGCACGACACCTCCGCTCCCCTGCCCTTGACATCCCTTG